The stretch of DNA CTCGTCCAGGAGGTGCAGCAGGGTGCTGAAGGATTCATGGGTGCGCTGGTTGAAGAACTGCCGGAATTCGGCTTCCTGCGCCGGCAGGCCGTCATTGACGATCGCGTGGTAGCGGGCTTCGAATTCGCTGGCCGCGCCAATGCTGGTGCCGTGGTCGGCGGAGATGGCGCTGCCCCATTCCCGCACGAACCCCTCGAAAATACGGGTGAGCCGCTCCGCGGTGGCCTGTCCCCGGGATTCGGCGGTATGCAGCTCGCCCTGCAGTGCGGTCCGCACCCTGTTGGCGAGGTTGTCCAGCTCGTGCATCTCCGTCACGTCGCCGAAGTCGGCGAAGTACGGTTCCATCGCCGTGACGGTGGCGTCCGACGGCGGCGCCTCGGCCAGGCGGTGGCGTGCGGCTTCCAGCAGGGAATCGGCAGCGGTCAGTTGCCTGTCGAGCGCCTTGTACTCGCTCTGCAGCACGGCCGCAGATTCGGTGCTGGACTGGTGCTTCTGCCGGACCTCCTCGATGGTGGCGCGCAGCGGCTCCAGGTCCGCCTGGGCGGCAAGGGCATCCTTGAGCCGCTGCTCGATGCCCGCCAGCTCATCGGCTGCGACGGCTGCCGAGACCTGGTCCCAGGGCCTGTCGTCCTCAGCGATCCGGCGGAGCGCTTCGAGCTGCCGGCTCATGCCCTGGTGGGAATCTTCCCGGCTCTGGGCCAGCTCGGCGGCCTTGGCAACTTCCTGCCGGAGGTCCTCCACCTGGCCGGCCACAAGTTCCAGCTTGGCGGCGTTGTCGAATCCCAGCACGTAGTCCTGGCGGCTGGTGAACCGGTCGTCCTTTTCCACGGTGTGGCGGTTCCGCTTGACCACGCCGCCCAGGCTCAGGCCCCTGTCCAGCGCGGCGAGCTGGTCCGGGTCTTCCACGCAGGGGTAGGCGAAGTCGAGGGCGATGCGTTCCCGCACCCATTCCCCGGCCTCGGCAGCCGCACCGCTGGCGAGGATGTCCAGCTTGGTGAGCAGGTCGCCGTCGTGCGCGTCCTCCACTGCCAGCGCACCGCCGGCGAGGGGCTTGGAGACGTCCACGGCCCGCAGCGCACCCCGGACGTTGTGGTCATTGAGGTAGCGGGTGACGGCACGAAAGTGTTCGCCAGGGACCAGGAGCGTGGTGGCCAGGTTGCGGAGCGCGCGCTCGGCCGCCGGCCGCCACCGCTCCTCCCCCTCGGCCAGGTCCATCAGCTCACCGGCGAACGGCATCCTGTCCTCCGGGATGCCGGTGGCCGCGGCAATGGCGGCACGGTTTTCAATGCTCGACGGCGGCAGCAGGGATTTGCGCGTCTTCAGCGACACGAGTTCCTGCTCAGCCGCGGCAAGTTCGCGCTTGCGGCTGGCGTGTGCGTCGAACGCCTCGAACCGCAACTCCTGCAGCGCCTGCGAATCATCCTTCAGCTCCGCGGACCGGGCGGCCGCCTGCTCGTGCGCTTGCTCCCAGCCGGAAGCCGTCCACTCAAGCTCCAGCCCGGCGTCGGACAGCGCCTGCTGTGCGGCCTGCTCCACCTGGCGGCGGAGGCGCAGCCCCACCCGGGCGTTCTCCAGCGACTGCTCAATGGCGGAAATGGCGTTGCCGCCCTGGCTGTTGTAGTCCGTTTCCAGCTGCCGCAGGTTCTTGGCCAGGCCATCACGGACCGAGCGCTCGGCGCCGAGTTCCCTGGCTTTGGCCTGCGCCAGTTCCTTGAACCGGGCCAGGATCTTCTGCTGGACGGTGACGGCGAGGCGCTGCCTGTACGACTCGAATTCGCCGCCGGCCAGCTCCCGGAGCCGGTTGGCGTCAAGGAGCGCCTGGGCATACTCACGGTTCAGCCCCGGAACCGGCGCCAGCTGGTCGCGCTGCTGGCGGACGTCTTCGAGGCGCTGGCGGATGGACATGAGGTTGCTG from Pseudarthrobacter chlorophenolicus A6 encodes:
- a CDS encoding ATP-binding protein, with the translated sequence MTIPSMLPLGEETNPGQMRLALVQVVNWGTFHGAHTMRVDRNGTLLTGNSGVGKSTLFDAMLRVFDARPRSNEAAAQRSGGAVEDKRTTFTYMRGKVGDKAVGEGSASAFQRPGATWSAVGLTFDNAAGTRVTVSALFDLPKNGTESSVGRFYLIDNVPLDLDAIEGIADKRFTKGALETVFPHAQVFDVHKAFAERFRRLLGISSDQALPLLRVIQAGKGLGGSVNTFFRDQVLDAPATLTAADDVVEEFSNLMSIRQRLEDVRQQRDQLAPVPGLNREYAQALLDANRLRELAGGEFESYRQRLAVTVQQKILARFKELAQAKARELGAERSVRDGLAKNLRQLETDYNSQGGNAISAIEQSLENARVGLRLRRQVEQAAQQALSDAGLELEWTASGWEQAHEQAAARSAELKDDSQALQELRFEAFDAHASRKRELAAAEQELVSLKTRKSLLPPSSIENRAAIAAATGIPEDRMPFAGELMDLAEGEERWRPAAERALRNLATTLLVPGEHFRAVTRYLNDHNVRGALRAVDVSKPLAGGALAVEDAHDGDLLTKLDILASGAAAEAGEWVRERIALDFAYPCVEDPDQLAALDRGLSLGGVVKRNRHTVEKDDRFTSRQDYVLGFDNAAKLELVAGQVEDLRQEVAKAAELAQSREDSHQGMSRQLEALRRIAEDDRPWDQVSAAVAADELAGIEQRLKDALAAQADLEPLRATIEEVRQKHQSSTESAAVLQSEYKALDRQLTAADSLLEAARHRLAEAPPSDATVTAMEPYFADFGDVTEMHELDNLANRVRTALQGELHTAESRGQATAERLTRIFEGFVREWGSAISADHGTSIGAASEFEARYHAIVNDGLPAQEAEFRQFFNQRTHESFSTLLHLLDEERRSITSRILPLNGILSQVNFHEGSFLELDIKQTLPPTAKQFKDAIQNALKARHTRPAKTEPGAERDDDAELTARYKSLETLVKRLGSQAPEDRRWRAEVLDVRGHLFIQCKEHREVTAPSGKGKKAGKKTEVFMHADTGSMSGGERQRFTAFIMAAALSYQLGIAEQGFTTYGTVMMDEAFVLASEEFAGAGIKALHEFGFQLLLAAPENVIDLSRHLGSVTEILRDRRTNRSGVLTAPVIRPRQGEEGAWRSEANPVDIVLR